A region from the Enterobacter roggenkampii genome encodes:
- the greA gene encoding transcription elongation factor GreA translates to MQAIPMTLRGAEKLREELDFLKSVRRPEIIAAIAEAREHGDLKENAEYHAAREQQGFCEGRIKDIEAKLSNAQVIDITKMPNNGRVIFGSTVTVLNLDNDEEQTYRIVGDDEADFKQNLISVNSPIARGLIGKEQDDVVTIRTPGGEVEYEIIKVEYL, encoded by the coding sequence ATGCAAGCTATTCCGATGACCTTACGTGGTGCCGAAAAACTGCGCGAAGAGCTGGATTTTCTGAAATCCGTACGTCGCCCTGAAATCATCGCCGCTATCGCGGAAGCGCGTGAGCATGGCGACCTGAAAGAGAACGCTGAATACCACGCCGCGCGTGAGCAGCAGGGCTTCTGTGAAGGGCGTATTAAAGATATCGAAGCAAAACTGTCCAATGCACAGGTTATCGATATCACCAAAATGCCGAATAATGGCCGTGTGATTTTTGGTTCAACCGTTACCGTGCTGAACCTGGACAACGACGAAGAGCAGACCTATCGCATCGTGGGTGATGATGAAGCTGACTTCAAACAGAACCTGATTTCGGTGAACTCACCGATTGCTCGCGGCCTGATTGGCAAAGAGCAGGACGATGTTGTCACCATCCGCACCCCTGGTGGTGAAGTGGAATACGAAATTATTAAGGTTGAATACCTGTAA